One segment of Capnocytophaga sp. oral taxon 878 DNA contains the following:
- a CDS encoding TaqI-like C-terminal specificity domain-containing protein produces the protein MKEKGIKRIDIDDYPAVKVHLDTFYEQLEKRQDKGDTPYNLRNCAYIEDFYSQVLAWQRITKENQFCLTEKGMVILDSMAFISGIEQYKYWLLALLNSKLIYAWVKWNVHEYGDTGFRLSNQYVQEIPIIFPKDKEIEQEIITLLNEKQYHKIDIIIYKLYDLSDEEVDFIENI, from the coding sequence ATAAAAGAAAAAGGTATAAAACGCATAGATATAGATGATTATCCAGCTGTAAAAGTTCATTTAGATACTTTTTACGAACAATTAGAAAAAAGACAAGACAAAGGTGATACTCCTTACAATTTAAGGAATTGTGCTTATATCGAGGATTTTTATAGCCAAGTATTAGCTTGGCAAAGAATAACAAAAGAAAATCAATTTTGCTTAACTGAAAAAGGTATGGTAATACTTGATAGTATGGCTTTTATCTCAGGAATTGAACAATATAAATATTGGCTCTTAGCTCTATTGAACTCAAAGTTAATATATGCTTGGGTAAAATGGAATGTTCATGAATATGGAGACACCGGTTTTAGACTTTCAAATCAATATGTTCAAGAAATACCTATTATTTTTCCCAAGGATAAGGAAATTGAACAAGAAATAATTACATTACTCAATGAAAAACAATATCATAAAATAGATATAATTATATATAAACTTTATGATTTATCAGATGAAGAAGTTGATTTTATTGAAAACATTTAG